The following proteins come from a genomic window of Mycolicibacterium rufum:
- a CDS encoding acyl-CoA dehydrogenase family protein, with protein sequence MDFSPDEGQQAVADVVTSVLERDNTWDALVSGGVLALAAPERLGGDGLGLAEIATALTEIGRHGTISPAPVTLAAAAVLGELASDSQQDRYLADLAGGSVLSLALNEPGASQPDRPATTFSAGRLNGTKLAVGYAGQAQWLVVTADNGVVVVRGDADGVSATKTPTSTGADEFVVTFTDVAVDDDDVLAGAAPHRVNQLVLAAFGAFAAGLVAGALRLTADYVATREQFGRPLSTFQTVAAQLSEVYIASRTVSLVATSAAWLLSQGLDADDDLAILGYWLTSQAPPAMRLCHHLHGGMGMDITYPMNRYFSSIKDLTRVLGGPTHRLDLVGA encoded by the coding sequence GTGGACTTCAGTCCAGACGAGGGTCAGCAGGCGGTCGCCGATGTGGTGACGTCGGTGCTGGAACGCGACAACACATGGGACGCTTTGGTTTCCGGGGGTGTGCTGGCACTGGCCGCCCCGGAACGGCTCGGCGGTGACGGACTCGGACTCGCCGAGATCGCGACCGCGCTGACCGAGATCGGCAGGCACGGGACCATCAGTCCGGCGCCGGTGACCCTCGCCGCTGCGGCGGTGCTCGGCGAGCTGGCCTCGGATTCCCAGCAGGACCGCTACCTCGCGGACCTGGCGGGAGGATCGGTGCTGAGCCTGGCGCTCAACGAACCCGGCGCCTCCCAGCCCGACCGGCCGGCGACCACGTTCTCCGCGGGCCGGCTCAATGGCACTAAGCTCGCGGTCGGCTATGCCGGGCAGGCGCAGTGGCTCGTCGTCACCGCCGACAACGGCGTGGTGGTGGTGCGCGGCGACGCCGACGGCGTCTCGGCGACCAAGACGCCGACGTCGACCGGTGCGGACGAGTTCGTGGTGACGTTCACCGACGTCGCGGTCGACGACGACGACGTGCTCGCCGGCGCCGCCCCGCATCGGGTGAATCAACTGGTGCTGGCCGCGTTCGGTGCCTTCGCCGCCGGCCTGGTCGCCGGTGCGCTGCGGCTGACCGCCGACTACGTCGCCACGCGCGAGCAGTTCGGCCGGCCGCTGTCGACGTTCCAGACCGTCGCAGCGCAACTCTCCGAGGTCTACATCGCTTCGCGCACAGTGTCTCTGGTGGCGACGTCAGCGGCATGGCTTCTCTCCCAGGGCCTCGACGCCGACGACGACCTCGCGATCCTGGGTTACTGGCTCACCTCGCAGGCACCACCGGCGATGCGGCTGTGCCATCACCTGCACGGCGGCATGGGCATGGACATCACCTACCCGATGAACCGCTACTTCTCGTCGATCAAGGATCTGACCCGGGTGCTGGGTGGTCCGACACACCGTCTCGATCTGGTGGGAGCGTAA
- the fadE29 gene encoding acyl-CoA dehydrogenase FadE29 — protein MYIELTPEQRALQAELRQYFSTLITPEEAEAMESNRHNEAYRAVIKRMGSDGKLGMGWPKEYGGLGFGPIEQQIFVNEANRADVPLPLVTLQTVGPTLQVYGTEEQKQKFLPGILSGDIHFAIGYSEPDAGTDLASLRTTAVRHGDEYIVNGQKMWTTGAHDADYIWLACRTDPDAAKHKGISILIVDTKDPGFSWTPIILSDGAHHTNASYYNDVRVPADMLVGEENGGWKLITTQLNHERVGLGPAGRVAGIYDQVHAWASKPGSDGVTPIEQADVKRLLGQIKAIWRVNELLNWQVAASGETIAVADAAATKVFSTERIQEVGRLAEEIVGTYGNPADPQTGELLDWLDKMTKRNLVITFGGGVNEVMREMISASGLKVPRVPR, from the coding sequence ATGTACATCGAACTGACCCCCGAGCAGCGGGCTCTGCAAGCCGAACTGCGCCAGTACTTCTCGACGCTGATCACGCCCGAAGAGGCCGAGGCGATGGAGTCGAACCGGCACAACGAGGCCTACCGCGCGGTGATCAAGCGGATGGGCTCGGACGGCAAGCTCGGCATGGGCTGGCCGAAGGAGTACGGCGGGCTGGGGTTCGGGCCCATCGAGCAACAGATCTTCGTCAACGAGGCGAACCGCGCGGATGTGCCGCTGCCCCTGGTGACGTTGCAGACCGTCGGTCCCACGCTGCAGGTGTACGGCACCGAGGAGCAGAAGCAGAAGTTCCTGCCCGGAATCCTCTCGGGTGACATCCATTTCGCGATCGGCTACTCCGAACCCGACGCGGGCACCGACCTCGCCTCACTGCGGACCACGGCCGTTCGCCATGGCGATGAATACATCGTCAACGGGCAGAAGATGTGGACCACCGGCGCCCACGACGCCGACTACATCTGGCTGGCCTGCCGCACCGACCCGGATGCCGCCAAGCACAAGGGCATCTCGATCCTGATCGTCGACACCAAGGATCCGGGGTTCTCGTGGACGCCGATCATCCTGTCCGACGGTGCGCACCACACCAACGCGTCGTACTACAACGACGTGCGGGTGCCCGCGGACATGCTCGTCGGCGAGGAGAATGGTGGCTGGAAGCTGATCACCACCCAGCTCAACCACGAACGGGTGGGTTTGGGCCCGGCGGGTCGCGTCGCCGGCATCTACGACCAGGTGCACGCGTGGGCGTCGAAGCCCGGCTCAGACGGTGTCACGCCGATCGAGCAGGCCGACGTCAAGCGGCTGCTGGGTCAGATCAAGGCGATCTGGCGGGTGAACGAGCTGCTGAACTGGCAGGTGGCCGCCTCGGGGGAGACCATCGCGGTCGCCGATGCCGCGGCCACCAAGGTGTTCTCGACCGAACGCATCCAGGAGGTCGGCCGGCTCGCCGAGGAGATCGTCGGCACCTACGGCAACCCGGCCGACCCACAGACCGGTGAGTTGCTCGACTGGCTGGACAAGATGACCAAACGCAATCTCGTGATCACGTTCGGTGGAGGCGTCAACGAGGTGATGCGCGAGATGATCTCGGCGTCGGGGCTGAAGGTCCCGAGGGTCCCCCGGTGA
- a CDS encoding bifunctional MaoC family dehydratase N-terminal/OB-fold nucleic acid binding domain-containing protein, with protein MSGEGTVEDIRAAAERVKAEGKSAPRQARHAVNQPMVDHWLDAMGDKNPIYVDEEAAKAAGHPGVVAPPAMIQVWTMMGLGGSRPDDDPLGKILELFDEAGYVGVVATNCEQTYHRYLRPGEQVSVTAELTDVVGPKRTALGEGFFITQTITWTVDGDAVAEMLWRIMKFRPADQDVPASTVPEDLDTEAMMRPASSKDTKFFWDGVNAHELRIQKRGDGTLQHPPVPALWADKEAPADYVVASGKGVVFSYVVHHAPKVPGRTLPFVIALVELEEGVRMLGELRDVDPAAVKIGMPVRATYIDFPDSASGPAWTLYAWEPDA; from the coding sequence GTGAGCGGAGAGGGCACCGTCGAGGACATCCGGGCCGCAGCGGAGCGCGTCAAGGCCGAGGGCAAGAGCGCGCCGCGCCAGGCCCGGCACGCGGTGAACCAGCCGATGGTGGACCACTGGCTCGACGCGATGGGCGACAAGAACCCCATCTACGTCGACGAGGAGGCCGCGAAGGCCGCCGGGCATCCCGGTGTGGTGGCCCCGCCCGCGATGATCCAGGTGTGGACGATGATGGGCCTGGGCGGTAGCCGCCCGGACGACGATCCGCTGGGCAAGATCCTCGAATTGTTCGACGAAGCAGGGTATGTCGGTGTCGTCGCCACCAACTGTGAGCAGACCTACCACCGCTACCTGCGCCCGGGTGAGCAGGTGAGCGTCACCGCCGAGCTGACCGACGTGGTCGGCCCCAAGCGCACTGCGCTGGGTGAGGGGTTCTTCATCACCCAGACCATCACCTGGACCGTCGACGGGGATGCTGTCGCCGAAATGCTCTGGCGCATCATGAAATTCCGCCCGGCAGACCAGGATGTGCCCGCGTCGACGGTGCCCGAGGACCTCGATACCGAGGCGATGATGCGGCCCGCGTCCTCGAAGGACACGAAGTTCTTCTGGGACGGCGTGAACGCCCACGAACTGAGGATCCAGAAGCGCGGGGACGGCACCCTGCAGCATCCGCCGGTACCCGCCCTGTGGGCGGATAAGGAAGCTCCGGCCGACTACGTCGTCGCCTCGGGCAAGGGCGTGGTGTTCAGTTACGTGGTCCATCACGCCCCGAAGGTGCCGGGCCGCACGCTGCCGTTCGTCATCGCGCTCGTCGAACTCGAGGAAGGGGTGCGGATGCTCGGTGAGCTCCGTGACGTCGATCCTGCCGCCGTGAAGATCGGAATGCCCGTGCGCGCAACGTACATCGACTTCCCGGACAGCGCGTCCGGGCCGGCCTGGACGCTGTACGCCTGGGAGCCCGACGCATGA
- a CDS encoding MaoC family dehydratase, whose protein sequence is MSAPAVEVGTKLPELALYGDPTFIVSTAIATRDYQDVHHDRDKAQAKGSKDIFVNILTDTGLVQRFITDWAGPTAVIRSISLRLGVPWYAYDTVTFTGEVTEIADDLITLKIVGRNSLGDHVIATASLTIGEGA, encoded by the coding sequence ATGAGCGCCCCTGCCGTCGAGGTCGGCACCAAGCTCCCCGAACTGGCCCTCTACGGTGACCCGACGTTCATCGTGTCGACCGCGATCGCCACCCGCGACTATCAGGACGTCCACCACGATCGGGACAAGGCGCAGGCCAAGGGATCCAAGGACATCTTCGTCAACATCCTCACCGACACCGGCCTGGTACAGCGCTTCATCACCGACTGGGCGGGCCCGACGGCGGTGATCAGATCGATCTCGCTGCGCCTCGGAGTGCCGTGGTACGCCTACGACACGGTGACGTTCACCGGGGAGGTCACCGAGATCGCCGACGACCTCATCACGCTGAAGATCGTGGGCCGCAACAGCCTCGGTGACCATGTCATCGCCACGGCCAGCCTCACGATCGGAGAAGGCGCATGA
- a CDS encoding lipid-transfer protein — MSDGLSGKAAIVGIGATDFSKNSGRSELRLAAEAVLDALDDAGLTPADVDGMVTFTMDSNTEVAVARATGIGELKFFSKIHHGGGAACATIQQAALAVATGVAECVVAYRAFNERSGMRFGQVQMRLVENADSTGVDNSFSYPHGLSTPAAQVAMIARRYMHLSGATSRDFGAVSVADRKHAANNPKAYFYGKPITIEDHQNSRWIAEPLRLLDCCQETDGGVALVVTTPERAKDLKHRPAVIEAASQGSSPDQYSMVSYYRPELGLPEMGLVGRQLWQQSGLTPEDIQTAILYDHFTPFTLIQLEELGFCGKGEAKDYVADGAIEIGGRLPINTHGGQLGEAYIHGMNGIAEGVRQLRGTSVNPVPDVEHVLVTAGTGVPTSGLILG, encoded by the coding sequence ATGAGCGACGGCCTGTCCGGCAAGGCGGCGATCGTCGGAATCGGCGCCACCGACTTCTCGAAGAACTCCGGCCGTAGCGAGCTGCGACTGGCCGCCGAGGCCGTGCTCGATGCGCTCGACGACGCCGGTCTGACACCCGCCGACGTCGACGGCATGGTGACGTTCACGATGGACTCCAACACCGAGGTGGCGGTGGCCCGCGCCACCGGGATCGGTGAGCTGAAGTTCTTCTCCAAGATCCACCACGGCGGCGGCGCGGCCTGCGCCACCATCCAGCAGGCGGCGCTGGCCGTCGCCACCGGAGTGGCGGAATGCGTTGTGGCGTACCGGGCTTTCAACGAACGCTCGGGCATGCGCTTCGGTCAGGTGCAGATGCGGCTGGTCGAGAACGCCGACTCCACCGGGGTGGACAACTCGTTCTCCTACCCGCACGGCCTGTCCACGCCAGCGGCCCAGGTCGCGATGATCGCGCGCCGCTACATGCATCTGTCCGGTGCGACGAGCCGGGATTTCGGCGCGGTGTCGGTGGCCGACCGCAAGCACGCGGCCAACAACCCCAAGGCCTACTTCTACGGCAAGCCGATCACCATCGAGGACCATCAGAACTCGCGATGGATCGCCGAACCGTTGCGGCTGCTGGACTGCTGCCAGGAGACCGACGGTGGGGTGGCGCTCGTCGTGACCACGCCCGAACGGGCGAAAGACCTCAAGCACCGGCCCGCGGTCATCGAGGCGGCGTCGCAGGGGTCGAGCCCCGACCAGTATTCGATGGTCAGCTACTACCGTCCGGAGCTCGGTCTGCCGGAGATGGGGCTGGTGGGCAGGCAACTGTGGCAGCAGTCGGGGCTCACGCCGGAGGACATCCAGACCGCGATCCTCTACGACCACTTCACGCCGTTCACGTTGATCCAGCTCGAGGAACTCGGCTTCTGCGGTAAGGGCGAGGCGAAGGACTACGTGGCCGACGGTGCGATCGAGATCGGTGGCCGGCTGCCGATCAACACCCACGGTGGTCAGCTCGGCGAGGCGTACATCCACGGGATGAACGGCATCGCCGAGGGGGTGCGCCAGCTCCGTGGAACCTCGGTGAACCCGGTGCCCGACGTCGAACACGTCCTGGTCACCGCGGGCACCGGCGTGCCAACGTCGGGGCTGATCCTCGGTTGA
- a CDS encoding MPT63 family protein, with amino-acid sequence MKIKPALVAATVAASAAVGVASAPFASADPEVKYLGQPGELVNGNVVQHWTITGLKPSTDTIPYQPAGTLWEATATDEAISGSVTPIVSNLNARARNGVTYRVLFGVATPQGVNPSTLSQGEKTSGKIYFDVTGEKPDSVFYSAGGPDQMLLWVEAPPAPPAAGSRTPAYSGSAPASSGAAETASPEAPATSTTPTPGAAPASVSPAPTATPVPAGSAGTPLPEGSSGTPIPAGSAGTPLPADAAASPAPVPAAVSPAPAPAAVAPAPAGSSGTPLPAGSAGTPIQGATTPATGPAPGPVTTVVVPPPA; translated from the coding sequence GTGAAGATCAAGCCCGCACTGGTCGCCGCCACCGTTGCCGCTTCGGCCGCCGTCGGTGTGGCCAGTGCACCGTTTGCCTCGGCCGACCCCGAGGTGAAGTATCTCGGTCAGCCCGGCGAACTCGTCAACGGCAACGTCGTCCAGCACTGGACCATCACCGGTCTGAAGCCGAGCACCGATACCATCCCGTACCAGCCTGCCGGCACGCTGTGGGAGGCCACCGCCACCGACGAGGCCATCTCCGGCTCGGTGACCCCCATCGTCTCCAACCTCAACGCCCGCGCCCGCAACGGCGTCACCTACCGCGTGCTGTTCGGCGTCGCGACGCCGCAGGGTGTGAACCCGTCGACCCTGTCGCAGGGCGAGAAGACCAGCGGCAAGATCTATTTCGACGTCACCGGCGAGAAGCCCGACAGCGTGTTCTACTCCGCCGGCGGCCCCGACCAGATGCTGCTGTGGGTGGAGGCGCCCCCCGCGCCCCCGGCCGCCGGGTCGCGCACCCCGGCGTACTCCGGTTCGGCGCCGGCGTCATCCGGTGCCGCCGAGACCGCGTCCCCCGAGGCTCCGGCCACCTCGACGACGCCCACCCCGGGCGCCGCGCCGGCCTCCGTGAGCCCCGCACCCACCGCCACCCCGGTGCCTGCGGGCAGCGCAGGCACCCCGCTGCCGGAAGGCAGTTCGGGCACCCCGATCCCGGCGGGCAGCGCAGGCACGCCGCTGCCCGCGGACGCCGCAGCGAGCCCGGCCCCGGTGCCGGCCGCCGTCAGCCCCGCCCCGGCTCCCGCCGCGGTCGCGCCGGCTCCGGCGGGCAGCTCGGGAACTCCGCTGCCCGCGGGGAGCGCCGGGACGCCGATCCAAGGCGCCACCACTCCCGCGACCGGACCGGCCCCGGGCCCGGTGACGACCGTCGTCGTCCCGCCGCCTGCCTGA
- a CDS encoding MaoC/PaaZ C-terminal domain-containing protein: MPINLDEAIGAELDPVEFSWTSSDIQLYHLGLGAGADPMDKRELRYLTDGTPQVLPTFGNVAQSFHMTEPPSVSFPGIDIELSRVLHASEAVTVPGPIPSAGTGIAVTRFTEIWDKGKAAVIWSETEVKDPGGTLLWTQKRSIFARGEGGFGGDRGPSTSSAAPERAPDLELSVPTSPQQALLYRMCGDRNPLHSDPDFAAAAGFPRPILHGLCTYGMTCKALVDNLLDGEVTALRSYGARMAGVVFPGETLRVSVWKNADGQQAGYSAVVTAPERDDAVALAGVEFVPA, translated from the coding sequence GTGCCCATCAACCTCGACGAGGCCATCGGCGCCGAACTCGATCCCGTCGAGTTCTCCTGGACCAGTAGCGATATCCAGCTCTACCACCTCGGGCTCGGCGCGGGCGCCGACCCGATGGACAAGCGCGAGTTGCGTTACCTGACCGACGGCACACCGCAGGTCCTGCCGACGTTCGGCAACGTGGCGCAGAGCTTCCACATGACCGAGCCGCCGTCAGTGAGCTTCCCCGGCATCGACATCGAGCTGAGCAGGGTCCTGCACGCCAGCGAGGCGGTCACCGTTCCCGGTCCGATCCCCTCCGCGGGCACCGGTATCGCCGTCACCCGGTTCACCGAGATCTGGGACAAGGGCAAGGCCGCGGTGATCTGGTCCGAGACCGAAGTCAAGGATCCCGGGGGCACTCTGCTGTGGACCCAGAAGCGATCGATCTTCGCGCGCGGCGAGGGTGGTTTCGGCGGTGACCGGGGCCCCTCGACGTCCTCGGCCGCGCCCGAGCGCGCACCGGATCTCGAGCTGTCCGTGCCGACCTCGCCACAGCAGGCGCTGCTCTACCGGATGTGCGGAGACCGCAATCCGCTGCACTCCGACCCGGATTTCGCTGCGGCAGCGGGCTTTCCGCGCCCCATCCTGCATGGGCTGTGCACCTACGGCATGACGTGCAAGGCGCTGGTCGACAACCTGCTCGACGGCGAGGTCACCGCGCTGAGGTCCTATGGCGCCCGGATGGCCGGTGTGGTGTTCCCCGGGGAGACGCTGCGCGTCAGCGTCTGGAAGAACGCCGACGGTCAACAGGCCGGCTACTCCGCGGTGGTCACCGCCCCCGAGCGGGACGACGCGGTGGCCCTGGCGGGCGTCGAGTTCGTCCCGGCCTGA